A stretch of Coccidioides posadasii str. Silveira chromosome 2, complete sequence DNA encodes these proteins:
- a CDS encoding uncharacterized protein (EggNog:ENOG410PH7C~COG:U~BUSCO:3318at33183), translating to MRTAEESRQRWDTLFDQHQCASLEELCQKLKSKLHGDPCEDGLRSICWKAFLVHKNVDRESWPTQLSDTRGAYTALKDHFMKYIDHPDDLPSAADPLAEDDNSPWQSLRQDEAIRTEIYQDVERCLQENYFFREPTTKRRMLDILFIFVKLNPDLGYRQGMHELLAPVLWAVWQDAIEKDSVSEDNLPSKDRELLLQALDPDYMEHDAFAIFCAIMQTAKLFYEHDEMKSNSDQQNVSSIIARSQRIHQILLGSVDPELMSHLQTIDILPQIYLTRWLRLFFGREFPFENTLSMWDLMFTDLRPELVELVCVSMLIRIRWQLLSCDYSSALALLLRYPSPEPHKPEVFVLDALFLEENMTWDGASLLISKYTGKSPDLKGRNLRYQTVPTASQKKNLSSRDPSSRASEDNSPSRSPLRINQKRLDSLFQDVSDGISRRTEAWGVARAVRGAMIEARRNIQGIHSGPATPGLPFEEGPISKLSIPSKVEAAAPHELSLKVASLKNRNKTLANLLGDALKDLRAHNGKLDDVSRDQSTRDVDEIIRRIERVQKLLQDSSLPIIEKRRKSSTKVNSSTASKASHAETHDEVLAEKSEQQLETDSGSTSAPPTPLNSKESKPHNLIKPMPIRPVPRTSLAESSFSWMLGEDDRRSAFAPCASVPPEHLRRHELQSKPGPLFRDQRSDDKRKRAKEAESDGLVLDPLQGKSEE from the exons ATGAGAACTGCGGAGGAGTCGCG CCAGCGATGGGACACTCTGTTCGATCAGCACCAGTGCGCTTCACTGGAAGAGCTGTGCCAGAAATTGAAATCTAAACTCCATGGAGATCCCTGTGAGGATGGACTGAGATCTATTTGTTGGAAG GCATTTCTCGTCCACAAAAACGTTGATCGAGAGTCATGGCCCACACAACTTTCGGACACAAGGGGAGCGTATACCGCGCTGAAAGATCATTTCATGAAGTACATTGACCACCCGGATGATCTGCCGTCGGCGGCGGATCCATTGGCTGAAGATGACAAT TCTCCCTGGCAATCTCTCCGGCAAGATGAAGCTATTCGAACTGAAATATACCAGGATGTAGAGAGGTGTCTCCAGGAAAACTATTTCTTTCGGGAACCAACAACGAAGAGAAGAATGTTGGACATCTTATTTATCTTCGTCAAGTTGAACCCGGACCTCGGTTATCGACAAGGGATGCATGAACTTCTGGCACCGGTGCTATGGGCTGTTTGGCAGGATGCAATTGAAAAAGATTCGGTCTCTGAAGATAATTTACCAAGCAAGGACCGCGAGCTCTTATTGCAAGCTTTGGATCCTGACTACATGGAACATGATGCTTTTGCAATTTTCTGCGCAATTATGCAGACAGCGAAACTATTTTATGAACACGACGAAATGAAATCGAATTCGGACCAGCAAAACGTCTCTTCGATCATTGCTCGGAGTCAACGCATCCATCAAATCCTCCTAGGTAGCGTTGATCCGGAATTGATGTCTCACCTTCAAACCATTGACATTCTGCCGCAAATATACCTAAC GCGTTGGCTCCGTCTATTCTTCGGGAGGGAATTCCCTTTTGAAAATACGCTTTCCATGTGGGACTTGATGTTTACTGATCTCCGACCAGAGCTCGTAGAGCTAGTATGTGTTTCAATGTTGATAAGGATTAGATGGCAAT TATTGTCATGCGACTATTCGTCGGCCCTCGCTTTGCTGTTGAGATACCCTTCCCCGGAGCCTCATAAACCTGAGGTTTTCGTTCTTGACGCTTTATTCTTGGAAGAGAATATGACGTGGGATGGCGCGTCGCTATTGATCTCAAAGTATACAGGAAAATCGCCAGATCTCAAAGGCCGGAACTTGCGATACCAAACAGTGCCTACAGCTTCACAGAAAAAGAACCTTTCCAGCAGGGACCCCAGCTCCCGTGCTAGTGAGGATAACTCGCCAAGCAGGTCGCCACTTAGAATAAATCAAAAGCGTCTTGATTCTTTATTTCAAGACGTATCGGACGGTATTTCTCGACGGACAGAGGCATGGGGAGTCGCCAGAGCCGTCCGCGGGGCAATGATCGAAGCCAGGCGCAATATACAAGGCATCCATTCCGGCCCTGCCACCCCCGGACTACCTTTTGAAGAAGGCCCAATCTCCAAGTTATCCATACCGTCCAAGGTTGAAGCTGCTGCGCCTCATGAGCTGAGTTTGAAGGTAGCCTCTCTCAAAAACCGGAACAAAACCCTAGCAAACCTACTTGGAGATGCGTTAAAAGATTTACGAGCTCACAACGGAAAATTGGATGACGTCTCTCGGGACCAATCTACTAGAGATGTTGACGAAATAATCAGAAGAATCGAACGTGTGCAGAAGTTGCTCCAAGATTCGTCGCTCCCCATCATAGAGAAGAGGCGAAAAAGCAGCACCAAAGTGAATAGTTCGACGGCATCCAAGGCCTCGCATGCGGAGACACACGATGAGGTACTGGCTGAGAAGAGTGAACAACAACTTGAAACTGACTCAGGCTCAACGTCAGCGCCGCCCACGCCATTGAACTCCAAAGAATCGAAACCCCATAACCTAATCAAACCGATGCCAATTCGACCTGTTCCGCGTACCTCCTTGGCAGAGTCGTCGTTTTCGTGGATGCTGGGAGAGGATGACCGCCGTTCGGCTTTTGCGCCCTGTGCATCAGTTCCGCCCGAGCACCTGCGGAGACATGAGCTTCAATCAAAACCGGGTCCGCTCTTTAGAGATCAGCGTAGCGATGATAAGCGGAAGCGGGCCAAAGAAGCGGAGAGTGATGGCCTCGTTTTAGATCCGTTGCAAGGAAAATCGGAGGAGTGA
- a CDS encoding uncharacterized protein (EggNog:ENOG410PP4A~COG:S~BUSCO:8347at33183) yields MSADLFAAFGNPKTLDNSVKVSSNSNSGSSSSGNRPKTWNSIVDAAGNSTLIDFSSEPRPSPFSQAIQDTSVSGAGSNEVLFDASTEIASNEATEDEWGEFESAKSEFINDEPVQRFGDSIKPTEFVIHHGAQDKLSIPASKPRQMPLLDLLSTEDSSPPPQIPHRAPLALDCNVHDRYPIKQEQGDSEPTTAWPDFGEEDEWGEFTDGIDAESKQGDLPRMLETATLPMQQVQSPSAPRSGVPKTKASVPFRTVARSPKTVRPTNIPPPSILLRLFPSLLEKLRVKARNYTIQAKRKAGPLPDTGPAEEITYSLKVMVHIIAGRSLRWKRDSILSQSIRIGPASGRPGGMKLSSVNKSENVKEEKEAVEVLDIWKKCNGLLNSAASAGGKSPVQFVAGNLQVRTATTQEGALKAPHACALCGLRREERVSKIDENVDDIFEEWWTEHWGHSDCKRFWEANSMNLDQR; encoded by the coding sequence ATGTCAGCAGATCTTTTCGCGGCGTTCGGCAATCCAAAAACTCTCGATAACTCGGTGAAAGTATCGTCAAATTCGAATAGCGGGTCATCGAGTTCTGGGAATCGCCCCAAAACATGGAACTCCATAGTTGATGCTGCTGGTAACTCTACGCTCATTGACTTCTCTTCTGAGCCGCGCCCATCACCTTTCTCTCAGGCTATACAAGATACGAGTGTATCTGGAGCCGGATCGAATGAAGTTCTGTTTGATGCATCGACTGAAATTGCATCTAATGAAGCCACTGAAGATGAATGGGGGGAATTCGAGTCTGCAAAGTCTGAGTTCATAAACGACGAGCCCGTCCAACGTTTTGGGGATAGCATTAAGCCGACTGAATTCGTAATCCACCATGGTGCTCAGGATAAGCTGAGTATTCCAGCTTCGAAACCACGCCAAATGCCCCTATTGGATCTTTTATCCACTGAAGACTCGAGTCCTCCGCCACAAATCCCGCACCGAGCCCCGTTAGCCTTGGATTGCAATGTCCATGATAGATATCCTATCAAACAGGAGCAAGGAGACTCCGAGCCTACTACAGCATGGCCAGATTTTGGAGAAGAGGATGAGTGGGGGGAGTTCACTGATGGCATTGACGCTGAAAGCAAGCAAGGAGACCTTCCAAGAATGTTAGAAACTGCCACTCTACCAATGCAACAAGTACAGTCGCCGTCAGCACCGCGATCCGGTGTACCAAAGACAAAAGCGAGCGTTCCATTTCGAACTGTTGCACGTTCTCCCAAAACGGTGAGGCCTACGAATATTCCCCCTCCTTCTATTCTTCTCCGGCTATTCCCGTCTTTATTAGAGAAACTACGAGTAAAAGCGAGAAACTACACGATTCAGGCCAAAAGAAAGGCCGGGCCTCTGCCTGACACTGGCCCAGCCGAAGAGATCACATATAGCTTGAAAGTTATGGTACACATAATAGCAGGACGCAGTTTACGCTGGAAGCGAGACTCGATCCTCAGCCAAAGTATCAGGATAGGACCTGCGTCAGGGAGGCCTGGAGGAATGAAATTGAGCAGCGTTAACAAAAGCGAAAATGTgaaagaggaaaaagaagctgTCGAAGTCCTTGACATATGGAAGAAATGCAATGGGCTCTTAAACTCTGCAGCCTCAGCGGGAGGAAAATCACCAGTTCAATTCGTAGCTGGTAATCTTCAAGTGCGAACAGCCACTACTCAGGAGGGTGCATTGAAAGCGCCGCATGCATGTGCACTCTGCGGACTGCGACGGGAAGAAAGGGTTTCCAAAATCGACGAGAACGTCGATGATATTTTCGAGGAATGGTGGACCGAGCACTGGGGCCACTCTGATTGCAAACGCTTTTGGGAAGCTAATTCGATGAATTTGGATCAACGTTGA